One segment of Chroicocephalus ridibundus unplaced genomic scaffold, bChrRid1.1 SCAFFOLD_122, whole genome shotgun sequence DNA contains the following:
- the LOC134509179 gene encoding olfactory receptor 14A16-like has protein sequence MSNGSSITHFLLLEFAETGELQLLHFCLFLGIYLAALLGNGLIITAIACDHRLHTPMYFFLLNLSLLDLGAISTTLPKAMANSLWDTRTISYSGCVTQVFVFVTFISAEFYLLTVMAYDRYVAICKSLHYGSLLGSRACVHMAAAAWGSGILYALLHTANTFSIPLCQGNGLNQFFCEIAQILKLSCSDSDYLKEVGLILLSACLVFACFVFIVVSYVQIFRAVLRMPSQQGQHKAFSTCLPQLAVVSLFVSTGIFAHLKPPSISSPFLDLVVSLLYSVVPPAVNPLIYSMRNQELKGALRKQTQWILHHQQ, from the coding sequence atgtccaacggcagctccatcacccacttcctcctgctggaaTTCGCAGAGACgggggagctgcagctcttgcacttctgcctcttcctgggcatctacctggctgccctcctgggcaatggcctcatcatcactgccatagcctgtgaccaccgcctccacacccccatgtacttcttcctcctcaacctctccctccttgacctgggtgccatctccaccactctgcccaaagccatggccaactccctctgggacaccaggacCATCTCCTACTCGGGATGTGTTACACAAGTCTTCGTGTTTGTCAccttcatctcagcagagttttatcttctgacagtcatggcctatgaccgctacgttgccatctgcaaatccctgcactatgggtccctcctgggcagcagagcttgtgtccacatggcagcagctgcctggggcagtggcattCTCTATGCTCTTCTGCACacagctaatacattttcaatacctctctgccaaggcaatggcctaaaCCAATTCTTTTGTGAAATcgcccagatcctcaagctctcctgctcagactcagactacctcaaGGAAGTTGGGCTTATTCTACTCAGTGCCTGTTTAGTCTTcgcatgttttgttttcattgtggtgtcctatgtgcagatcttcagggctgtgctgaggatgccctcgcagcagggacagcacaaagccttttccacgtgcctccctcagcTGGCCGTGGTCTCCTTATTTGTCAGCACTGGCATATTTGCccacctgaagcccccctccatctcctctccatttCTAGACCTAGTGGTGTCACtgctgtactcggtggtgcctccagcagtgaaccccctcatctacagcatgaggaaccaggagctcaagggtgCCTTGAGGAAACAGACCCAATGGATCCTGCACCATCAACagtaa